One genomic window of Candidatus Pseudobacter hemicellulosilyticus includes the following:
- a CDS encoding RNA polymerase sigma-70 factor, whose product MNSAHYQNDQDLVAGFNKGEESAFEVLYHGFHKRLVYFASSMVSNQREAEDIVMDVFMKLFNRAGHFPDMNHIRAFLYIATRNACLNYLKYEQTHTRVVAEAAYLSDQLESSTALDFERMSAEVLQQVYAEIENLPPQSRRVFFLKAIKHLKSREVAAQMGISDKTVRNQMAIAARQLRKAIWKRTVDLTVPLAWCCLIC is encoded by the coding sequence ATGAACAGCGCGCATTACCAGAATGACCAGGACCTGGTAGCCGGCTTCAACAAAGGCGAGGAAAGCGCTTTTGAAGTCCTCTATCATGGCTTCCATAAACGGCTTGTCTATTTTGCTTCCTCTATGGTCAGCAACCAGCGGGAAGCAGAGGACATTGTTATGGATGTATTCATGAAACTCTTTAACCGTGCCGGTCATTTCCCGGATATGAACCATATCAGGGCCTTCCTCTATATCGCTACCCGCAATGCCTGTCTCAATTACCTCAAATATGAACAGACGCATACCCGTGTGGTAGCGGAAGCGGCGTATTTGTCGGACCAGCTGGAAAGCTCTACTGCACTGGATTTTGAGCGGATGAGCGCTGAAGTGTTGCAGCAGGTGTATGCGGAGATAGAGAACCTGCCGCCGCAATCGCGGCGGGTGTTTTTTTTAAAAGCCATTAAACACCTGAAATCGCGGGAGGTAGCGGCCCAGATGGGCATATCTGATAAAACGGTCCGGAACCAGATGGCCATAGCGGCGCGCCAGCTCAGGAAAGCGATCTGGAAACGGACGGTGGACCTGACGGTACCGCTGGCCTGGTGTTGCCTGATCTGTTGA